The following proteins are co-located in the Deltaproteobacteria bacterium genome:
- the der gene encoding ribosome biogenesis GTPase Der, with the protein MVLPFYAIFRSKTTHDPQACAKTCIARIGGVEARAMSQKPLLAIVGRPNVGKSTLFNRLVGRRQALVHDEPGVTRDRLYGTCEWCGHEWLVVDTGGIVTGGDSLADRVTEQSLHAVAEADAILCLFDGREGPVPLDETVVALVRKSAVPVFYIVNKLEAGEEGLHDFARFGVQPLQAISAEHGRGVDDLLDAIIAHVPAPVDPTTPDASVLQIAIIGRPNAGKSTLVNTLCGEARVVAHEQPGTTRDVIDVAIERNGARYTLLDTAGIRRKNRTDAALEIYSVMKSLRSMERANVIVIMTDVTEGLTHQDRSLVATAHASGRPTLVVLNKWDLARPRGIERETALEAAHEVLGELGRVPVLLLSAKVGDGTEALWLAIQHYGAAAQRRLTTSTVNQLIEEAQRNHHLPSYRDHHVKLYYGTQIGVAPPRLALFTNFPEGIPEAYQRYLLKHFETAFDAPGLPIRLQFRKK; encoded by the coding sequence TGGTGTTGCCATTCTACGCAATCTTCCGGAGCAAGACAACCCACGATCCACAGGCGTGCGCAAAGACTTGCATTGCGCGGATCGGCGGCGTAGAAGCGCGCGCTATGTCGCAGAAACCATTGTTGGCCATCGTCGGCCGGCCGAATGTTGGCAAGTCGACGCTCTTTAATCGTTTAGTGGGGCGGCGCCAAGCGCTCGTTCACGACGAGCCGGGCGTGACGCGCGATCGCCTCTATGGGACCTGCGAGTGGTGCGGACACGAATGGTTAGTGGTCGATACCGGCGGGATCGTCACCGGCGGGGATTCTCTGGCCGACCGTGTGACCGAGCAGAGCCTGCATGCGGTGGCCGAAGCGGATGCGATCCTGTGTCTGTTCGATGGCCGCGAAGGCCCGGTCCCATTGGACGAAACCGTCGTGGCCCTGGTGCGGAAAAGCGCAGTGCCGGTCTTTTATATCGTGAATAAATTGGAGGCGGGGGAAGAGGGACTGCACGACTTTGCGCGTTTCGGCGTGCAACCGTTACAAGCGATCTCGGCGGAACATGGCCGTGGCGTCGACGATTTGCTCGACGCGATCATCGCGCACGTGCCGGCGCCAGTGGATCCGACGACGCCGGATGCCTCGGTGTTGCAGATCGCAATTATCGGCCGTCCCAACGCGGGAAAATCGACGCTCGTCAACACGTTGTGCGGCGAAGCGCGGGTCGTCGCGCACGAACAGCCCGGCACGACACGCGATGTGATCGATGTGGCGATCGAACGCAACGGCGCTCGCTATACGTTGCTCGACACGGCGGGGATTCGGCGCAAGAACCGCACCGATGCAGCGCTCGAGATCTATTCGGTCATGAAGTCGTTGCGTTCTATGGAACGCGCGAACGTGATCGTCATTATGACCGACGTGACCGAAGGGCTGACGCATCAAGACCGTTCGCTGGTGGCGACGGCGCACGCCTCGGGGCGGCCGACCTTGGTCGTGTTGAATAAGTGGGACTTGGCACGGCCGCGGGGCATCGAGCGGGAGACTGCGCTGGAAGCGGCGCACGAAGTGCTGGGGGAATTGGGCCGCGTGCCGGTGTTGCTGTTGTCGGCAAAAGTGGGTGACGGCACGGAGGCGTTGTGGCTGGCGATCCAACACTACGGCGCAGCGGCGCAGCGGCGCTTGACCACGAGCACAGTGAATCAACTCATCGAAGAGGCGCAGCGGAATCATCATTTGCCCAGTTACCGGGACCATCACGTGAAGCTCTATTACGGGACCCAAATCGGCGTGGCGCCGCCACGCCTGGCCCTCTTCACTAATTTCCCGGAAGGCATCCCGGAGGCGTATCAACGCTATCTGTTGAAACACTTCGAGACCGCGTTCGATGCGCCCGGCTTGCCGATTCGATTACAGTTTCGCAAAAAGTGA